In Leishmania mexicana MHOM/GT/2001/U1103 complete genome, chromosome 20, one genomic interval encodes:
- a CDS encoding putative aminoalcoholphosphotransferase: protein MSPKSTARHESLNPLKNEYIPPAYLSNLRKYKYSSTDLSIVSRYVLQRYWNFVVNLVPMTIAPNCITFTGFLIGMSSTALLLYYYFVEGGVYPSWSLYYAAFALFAYQTLDAIDGKQARRTGTGSPLGELFDHGCDAFLTPFVLLNISLATYMAPVERFWLLTISSTSLFTVIWEQFSTGTFDLSYVSGPSEGIILNCVLFIVSGVYGESIWDTSAVGPYDVAYPPALSQFFPGCNGTVHIESVRSVLFIFFLISCPFTMLVNVIHAVLRPTVHASKVTPMLALVPNMTMTALMVHVFVVFPNLTVRFPFAMEISYGLLMSITVTRLTLARLTIMPYKAANWHMVLFFVALAAASAMHYIADASVSHDVVETVLGWTLTVLSVFAAVQYGHMILSAFNQISRYLSISIMTIKPNKSD from the coding sequence ATGTCCCCTAAGTCGACGGCACGGCATGAGAGCCTTAACCCGCTCAAAAATGAGTATATTCCGCCGGCGTATTTGTCCAACTTGAGGAAGTACAAGTACTCCAGCACGGACTTATCCATAGTCAGCCGGTATGTCCTGCAGCGGTACTGGAACTTCGTCGTGAATCTTGTTCCCATGACCATCGCGCCAAACTGCATCACGTTTACCGGATTTCTCATCGGCATGTCCTCAACGGCCTTGCTGCTATACTACTACTTCGTTGAGGGGGGCGTGTACCCCAGCTGGTCCTTATACTACGCTGCCTTCGCGCTCTTCGCTTACCAAACCCTAGATGCCATTGACGGCAAGCAGGCGCGCCGCACCGGTACCGGTAGCCCGCTCGGCGAACTATTCGACCACGGCTGTGACGCCTTTCTCACTCCGTTTGTGCTGCTCAACATAAGCCTTGCCACCTACATGGCACCGGTGGAGCGCTTCTGGCTGTTGACCATCTCATCCACGAGCCTGTTCACCGTTATCTGGGAACAATTCAGCACGGGGACGTTCGACCTGAGCTACGTAAGTGGCCCGTCGGAGGGCATCATCCTCAACTGCGTGCTCTTCATCGTCTCCGGTGTGTATGGCGAGTCTATCTGGGACACATCGGCTGTCGGACCGTATGATGTGGCATACCCGCCAGCGCTGTCCCAGTTCTTTCCTGGCTGCAACGGCACCGTTCACATCGAGTCTGTCCGCAGTGTTCTCTTTATCTTTTTCCTGATCTCATGCCCTTTCACAATGCTCGTGAACGTAATACACGCGGTACTTCGGCCTACGGTGCACGCCTCCAAGGTGACGCCCATGCTCGCGTTAGTTCCAAACATGACCATGACGGCGCTTATGGTGCATGTGTTTGTGGTATTCCCCAACTTGACGGTGCGTTTTCCATTTGCGATGGAGATCAGTTACGGCCTGCTCATGTCCATTACGGTAACGCGGCTGACGCTGGCGCGGCTCACCATCATGCCGTACAAAGCTGCGAATTGGCACATGGTTCTCTTCTTCGTTGCTctggcagcggcatcggcgaTGCACTACATAGCGGATGCCTCCGTTTCGCACGATGTGGTGGAGACAGTTCTCGGTTGGACACTGACGGTGCTGTCCGTGTTCGCCGCCGTGCAGTACGGCCACATGATTCTCTCCGCGTTCAACCAAATCTCCCGCTACCTCAGTATCTCTATTATGACCATTAAGCCGAATAAGTCAGATTAG